CATTAATTAAATATCCGTTTTTGTTAAGTTGTGAAAGATTTTCAAGGTTTAAAATATTTTCTGTTGCAGAGGTTAATGGTAGAATATTAATTAAAATATCTGTGTTTTGTAGTACGTCAGTCAAACCGTCATTTCCATGAAAACAAGATACATTTACTAATGTTTTTTCTGATCTCGACCAAGCTTTTACTTTAAATCCAATTTGCGCTAATTTTGTAGCAACATGAGTTCCGATTTTTCCTAAACCTAAAATTCCAATGCTAGTATTTTGAATTGTTTTATACGGTTTTTGTTGCCATTGCTTTTCTTTTTGAGTTTTCTGATATTCAGCAAAACGTTTTAAATGAGATAAAATACCTGTTAAAATAAACTCGAACATATCTTCAGATAATCTATTATCTACAATTCTTGTTACGACGTAATCTGAAGCTAAATCCTGACTTTGAATTATGTGTTCTACTGAAGCTCCGACAGATTGTACGACTTTTACATTTGGAAATTGTGCTAAAATATTTGGTTCAGGTTTCCAACACAAAGCGAAAGTAACAGCTTTTGGATCAGTTACATTCGGATAAATCTCAATAGTAGTATCTGGTAACTTGGTTTGTAAAGTTTCTTGCCAAGGTTTCGGATCTTTATTGTTAAAACAGATTACAATGCTCATCTTCTTTTTTTACAAATTTCTAATTTTT
This genomic stretch from Tenacibaculum jejuense harbors:
- a CDS encoding 2-hydroxyacid dehydrogenase gives rise to the protein MSIVICFNNKDPKPWQETLQTKLPDTTIEIYPNVTDPKAVTFALCWKPEPNILAQFPNVKVVQSVGASVEHIIQSQDLASDYVVTRIVDNRLSEDMFEFILTGILSHLKRFAEYQKTQKEKQWQQKPYKTIQNTSIGILGLGKIGTHVATKLAQIGFKVKAWSRSEKTLVNVSCFHGNDGLTDVLQNTDILINILPLTSATENILNLENLSQLNKNGYLINVGRGEHLVENDLLRLLNNQHLSGALLDVFRTEPLPIDHPFWEHKNIIITPHIAAITNIETASDIVVSNYKNLLNEKELINVVSIQKGY